TGGTTCCGTCCACCGTGCGATCGCTGGTCATCTCGGAGCTCGAGCTGCCGGCGGATCAGCAGCTCGACGTCGAGGCCCGCGGCATCCTTCTTCCGCAGCTGATCGGCGGCAGTCTCGATGAGCTGCGACTGTCGTCGGATGCCGTGACCATCGGCGGTATCACCGGCGCCGCGGATGTGACGGCGACGGGTGTGCCGCTGCGCGGCGGCGAGCTCGGATCGGCGACCGGCACGGTGGCGATCGGGCAGGGTCAGTTCGCCCGCCTGCTGGAGAACTCGCAGCTGCCGGGCGCCGAGCTCACGCTGGATGAGCCGAACGTGACGCTGCAGGGCAGCGTCCCGCTGTTCGCCCGTGACATCCCGTTCGGGTTCACCTTCACACCGGGAGCGGACGGTGGTGACCTGCTGATCATGCCCGTCTCGGTCACGCTTGGCGGCAGTGAGATCGAGCTGAGCCGCCTGGCGACGCTGCTCGGTGAGGCGGGGAAGCGTCTGGCCGAACCGCAGCGCGTGTGTATCGCCGACCGGCTTCCGGCCGGGATCACCCTCACCGGTCTGCGCATCGAGGGCACCCGCGCGGTCGCCGACATCAGCGCCGACGGCCGCATCGCCGTCGACCCCGCCCTCCTAGACCCCGGCACCTGCTGACCCACGTGTGAGATTGGATGCAGCGGTTGGGTCCCTGAGGCTCTCGAAGGGCCCCAACCGCGGTGTGGGCGTCCGTGTGTGCGACTGGGTGCTTCGAGAGCCTCAGCATCCCAGTCTGCTCAGTGCGGCATCTGTTGGGTCCCTGAGGCTCTCGAAGGGCCGTGCTCGTGGGTTCGGCTGGGTGCTTCGAGAGCCTCAGCATCCCAGCCTGCTTGGGTTCCTGAGGTTCTCGAAGGGCCCTAACCGACAAAGGGCCGTCAGTCAGGGGTATCGCGAACAGACGGTTCTCGATCCCGCATCGCGATCGCCAAGGCCGGCAATTGATCTCCGCGGAGACGAATCAGCGCTTCCTTCTTCTTCCGATTCCATCCCTGGATCTGCTTCTCGCGGACGAACGCAGCGTCGACGGTCTCGAACTCTTCGGCGTAGACAAGGCTGACCGGCCGTCGCTTGCGGGTGAATGCCGCCGCGCGCTCATCGTCATGGTTGTGCTCCCACACTCGAGAGTCCAGCTCGCCGTTGGTGCTGCCGGTGTAATACGCACCGTCGCGGCACTTGAGAATGTAGGTCCACGGCATCTGTCCATCGTCCTACCGGTGGCGGATGCTGCGGGAGGCTGTGGATAACTGCCTGGGGCCCTTCGAGAGCCTCAGGGACCAGGTCGGCCCTTCGACAGGCTCAGGGACCCAGGTGGGACGGGGTTTTTGAGGGATGGGTTGCTGAGCCTGTCGAAGCATCCCATCCCGACGCACGTGAGGGTCAGCGGGCTCGCTCTTGGGCGACGTCATGCTGTGCGTCGCGCAGCGCGGCGGTGGCGACACGGACGTCCTGCTCCGCCTGGTGCAGCGCGTTCTCAGCCAGCGTCTCGGCGCTGTACCGTGCGGCGACCCGGTCGCCGCGCTCCGCGACCGAGACGACGATGAACGCACTCGCGAACAGGATCACCTGAGCCGACAGGTTCAGCCACAGCAGCAGTGCCAGCAGCGAGGCGAATGACGCGAGCAGGGGATTGGCGCGAGCCCCGCCGACGAACAGCCCGGACAGCTCCTGCAGCACCAGCAGTGCGCCACCGCCGAGCAGGGCACCGGCCCACAGCGCGCGGCCCGTCGCCCGCACGCCGGAGAGGATGCGGAACGCTGCAGCGATGACCACTGCGTTCAGCGCCAGCACGATGAGCAGCGAGAGAAGCCGCACCGTCCAGAACACGACCGGCGAATCCTCCGGCAGCCCCACCCACGCGGCGACCTGCCGCACCACCAGCTCTCCGGCGAAGGTCACGCCGGCTGCCCCGACGAACACGCCGCCCACCAGCACTGCGAGAAGCAGGTTGCGCAGGATCAGCTTGTACCAGGTGATGTCGGCGGCGGAGGTGCCCGCGATGATGCGCATCGCGATGCGCAGCGCACCGATCGCTCCGAGAGCGGACGCGATCAGACCGACCAGCGAGATCGTCCCGGCGATCGACAGGCCGGTGGGAGCCCCGAGCTTGTCGAGATCGACGATGCCCTCTTCGCCATCGGTCGAGATGAGCCCGGGAACCGCCGAGTTGACGGCGGACACCACCGCGGTCCACGCCTCGTCATCTCCCGTCAGCCACAGCGCCGCGACCGAGAACCCCAGCAGCACGCCCGCGAAGACACTGAAGAGCGTGCGGTAGGTGACGGCATCCGCCAGCGCCGGCCCGCGTTTGCCGCTGTACAGCAGGGCGGCTCGCACGATGCGCCATCTCAGGGCCCACCGGATCACGGCGGACGAGGTCCGGGCGAAGAAGCCCTCACGACGAGTACCGGTTGAGCCGTTCATCTGCCTCACCCTAGCCACGGGACGTGATCTTGGCAGGGGGTTGACCGGGGGTGCCTTAGAATCGGGGCAACCTCGCCGTGCGCGCTGCGCCCGAGATTCCCGCCCCACGATTGGTGCCCTGTGCATTCAGCTGTCTCCTCCATCGCCCCCGAGTGGCTCGTCGTCCCGGACGACGCCAACGACCTCGTCCCCGGCGTCTGGCCGGCCTCGGCCGTGCGCGACGCGGACGGCGAACTGGTCATCGGCGGCGTCACCGCGGGCGAACTGGCCCGCACCTTCGGCACCCCGCTGCAGGTGCTCGACGAGACCGAGGTGCGCCGCCGCGCCGCGCAGACCCGGTCCGCCTTCGACGCGGCCGCCGCCGCGCACGGCACCACCGCCCGCGTCTACTACGCGGGCAAGGCGCTGCTGAACACGACGATCGTGCGCTGGGTGACGGATGAGGGACTGAACGTCGACGTCTGCACCGGCGGAGAGCTCGAGGTCGCCCTGGCAGCCGGAGCGGATGCCGCGCGGCTGGGCTTCCACGGCAACAACAAGTCCGTCGCCGAGCTGGAGCGGGCCGTCGAGGTCGGCATCGGCACCATCGTCATCGACAGCGAGATCGAGATCGAGCGCCTCGCAGCGATCGTCTCGCGCACCGGCACCACCCAGCGGGTGATGCTGCGCGTGAACAGCGGCGTGCACGCCGAGACCCACGACTTCCTCGCCACCGCCCACGAGGACCAGAAGTTCGGCACGCCCCTGGCACTGGCTCCCACCCTGGTGGCGCGCATCCGCGACATCGAGGGGCTCGAGTTCGCCGGCCTGCACTGCCACATCGGCTCGCAGATCTTCGGCGTCGCCGGATTCCGCGAGTCGGCCTCCCGCGTGCTCGACCTGCACCAGGAACTGCTCGCCGGCGGCGACATCCCGCAGCTCAACCTCGGCGGCGGCTTCGGCATCGCCTACACCCGCGCCGACACCCCGACGCCGATCGCCGAGCTCGCCGAGGGCATCGTCGCGGCGGTCGCCGAGGGCTGCGCGGCACGCGGCATCCCCGTGCCCGCGCTGTCGTTCGAACCCGGCCGAGCGATCGTCGGCAACGCCGGCGTCACGCTGTACGAGGTCGGCACGATCAAGGACGTCGCGCTCGACACCGGCAGCCGTCGCTACGTGAGCGTCGACGGCGGCATGAGCGACAACGCCCGCCCCGCACTGTACGGGGCGCAGTACTCCGCCCGGCTCGCATCGCGCGCCGGCTCCGGCGAGCCTGCGCTGACGAGGGTGGTCGGCAAGCACTGCGAGTCCGGCGACATCGTCGTCGACCATGAGCACCTGCCCGCCGACGTCGCACCGGGCGACCTGCTCGCCGTCGCCGCGACCGGCGCGTACTGCGCGCCGCTGTCGAGCAACTACAACCACGTGCCCCGCCCGCCCATCGTCGCCGTCGCAGACGGCGCGGCCCGTGTGATCGTGCGCGGCGAGACACTGAACGACCTGCTGGGCCGCGACGCCGGAATCGAATGACCCGGCCCGGGGAGCGACGCGGCTGCGACGCATCCCGAAACCGACAAGACCTGTACCCGACGTGCTGAGGAGCGCAGATGACTGAGTACCGACGACTTCGCGTGGCGCTGCTGGGCGCCGGAGCCGTGGGCTCCCAGGTGGCATCCCTGATGCTGCGACACGGTGACGAGCTGGCTGACCGCGCCGGTGCGCGCCTCGAGCTCGCAGGCATCGCCGTGCGCGACGTTAACGCCCCCCGCGACGTCGACCTGCCCCGCGAGCTGTTCACCACCGACGTCGAGTCGCTCATCACCGGAGCCGACATCGTCATCGAGCTAATGGGCGGCATCGAGCCGGCCCGCTCGCACATCCTGCTTGGCCTGGGCTCCGGCGCCGACGTCGTCACCGCCAACAAGGCGCTGCTCGCCACCCACGGCCCCGAGGTGTTCGAGGCCGCCGACCGGGTCGGCGCGTCCGTCTACTACGAGGCGGCAGCCGCCGGCGCCATCCCGATCATCCGGCCGCTGCGCGACTCACTCGCCGGCGACCGCGTGGTGCGCATCATGGGCATCGTCAACGGCACCACCAACTACATCCTCGACCGGATGGACAGCGAGGGCGCCGACTTCGCCGACGTGCTCGCCGACGCCCAGCGCCTCGGCTACGCCGAGGCCGACCCGACCGCCGATGTCGAGGGCTACGACGCCGCGCAGAAGGCGGCGATCCTCGCGAGCCTCGCCTTCCACACCGCCGTCCCACTCGAGGCCGTGCACCGCGAGGGCATCACCTCGATCACCGCCGCGATGATCGAGCAGGCCCGCGAGGCCGGTTTCGTCATCAAGCTGCTCGCCGTGTGCGAGCGACTGAACGGCGAGGATGCCGAGTCCATCTCGGTGCGCGTCTACCCGGCACTCGTGCCTCGGACCCACCCGCTGGCCTCCGTGCACGGTGCGAACAACGCCGTGTTCGTCGAGGCCGAGGCCGCCGGCTCGCTGATGTTCTACGGCGCCGGTGCCGGCGGCGTGCAGACGGCATCCGCCGTGCTCGGCGACGTCGTCTCGGCGGCCCGCCGCCACATCGCCGGCGGTGTCGGCGTGGGCGAGTCGACGCGCGCCAACCTGCCGGTCGTCTCGATCGGGCACGTCGTGACCCGGTACCAGATCACCCTCGAGGTCTCCGACGAGCCAGGCGTGCTCGCCACGATCGCCGGACTGCTCAGCGAGGGCGGCGTCTCGGTCGCGAGGCTCGTGCAGACCGTCGTTCCCGTCGCCGAGGGCGAGGAGGAGACCGCACGGCTCATCATCGGCACGCACCGCGCCGCCGACAGCGCCCTGAGCGCCGCCGTCGCACGCCTCGCCGGCAGCGATGTCGTCGAGCGCGTCGTGTCGGTGCTGCGCGTCGAGGGGGAGTGAGGATGGGCGTCACCGTCGTGCCGGCGGACATGGAGCCGGTCGTCACCGCCGCTCCCGCGATCGACGGCGCCGTGCGCACCGTCATCGTCACCGTCCCCGCGACCAGCGCGAACCTCGGCCCCGGCTTCGACACTCTCGGCCTCGCGCTGAGTATCTACGACACGCTCACCGTCTCGTCCTTCCCGGATGACCGGCTCGACATCGAGGTGGCCGGTTCCGGCGCCGATGAGATCCCGCGGGATGCGAGCAACCTCGTCGTCCGCACCATCGCGCATGTCTACGCCGACGTCGAGCGGAAGATGCCAGGGCTGCACGTCCACGCCGAGAACGGCGTGCCGCACGGCCGCGGACTTGGCTCGTCGGGCGCCGCGGTGACGGCAGGCATCCTCATCGCGAAGGGCCTGCTCGCCGGTGACGTCGACCTCGATGACGAGGCGCTGCTGCGCCTGGCGACCGAGCTCGAGGGGCACCCCGACAATGTGGCGCCGGCGCTGTTCGGCGGCCTGACCATCGCGTGGATGGGCGAACGAGGCCCGCAGCACAAGAAGCTGCTCGTGAACCGCGGCGTCGCACCCCTGGTCTTCGTGCCCGGGTTCACGATGTCGACCTCGCTGGCCCGCTCGCTGCAGCCGCCGCACGTGCCGCGCGAGGACGCCGTGTTCAACGTGTCGCGCTCGGCGCTGCTGGTCGCCGCGCTCACCCAGAGCCCCGAACTGCTGCTCGACGCCACCGCCGACCGCCTGCACCAGGACTACCGCGGTGCGGCGATGCCCGAGACGCTGCGTCTCGTGCAGGCGCTGCGCGCCGAGGGCTTCGCCGCCGTCGTATCGGGTGCCGGCCCCAGCGTGCTGGTGCTCGCCGACGGCCCGGGTGCGCGGCAGACGGCCGTCGAGATCGCGGATGCCGTCACGGACACTCCGTGGGACGCGCACATGCTCGCCGTCGACGTGCGTGGTGGTACAGTTAGGGATCGAGCGGAGGGCTCCACGTAACTGCGTGAATCTGGCCCCATCGCACTTCTGCGAGATCCGCACGCGATCCCCAGCACCACCCAGGTTCTGGCCGGCAGACGCTCTGCGTCGGCGCGTGTGATACGCGCAGCTTCCGCTGCGCTCTCTGGATTGCTCTTTTCCCACGACATATGAGGGAGTACTCGTGGAGAACTTCTCCGAGACCCAGAACGACCAGCCGACCGCTGAGACGGTCGCACCCGAGACCACCACGGCTCCGGCACGCAAGCGCGCGCCCCGCCGGGCCACGTCGGCGTCCACCGCCGCTGCGGCGGCCGAGACCGCCGCCACGGCATCCGAGGCCCCGGCTGCTGCCGCCGCTGCCCCGGCCGCTGAGGCACCGGCCGCCGGCTCGGAAGCCGCCGCCGAGAAGCCGAAGGCCCCGCGTCGCAGCCGTGCCAAGAAGGCGGATGCCGAGACCCTCGACATCCCCGCAGCCGACGCGCCGGCGGAGTCCGGTGAGGAGGCCGCACCGGCCAAGCCCGCCCGCAAGCGCGCCTCGCGCGCCGCGAGCAAGGACGCCGCCAAGGATGCCGCAGGCGCCGAGGCGCCCGCCGCGGATGCCGCACCGGCAGGCAAGCCCGCCGACGCGAAGTCCGACGGCACCGCGTCCACCGAGGCCAAGACCACCAAGGGCGACGAGAACGCGGATGCCGCAGAGCCGGCCAAGCGCCCGGCGCGCGGTCGTCGCGGATCCAAGGCCGCCGATGCCGCCGCATCCGACTCCGGTGCCGAGACGCCTGCCGCCGAGCCGGCGCAGAAGCCCGCCGAGCAGGCGAACGCCGAGCAGAACTCCGCCCCTGCCGAGCAGGGCGGCTCCTCCGAGGGTGACTCCTCGGACGGCGAGGGATCCGGCCGTGGCCGCAGCCGCAGCCGCAGCCGCAGCCGCGGACGCGGCAACGGCAGCCAGAGCGGCCAGGGTGGCCAGAGCGGCCAGGGCGCGCAGGACAGCGGGCACGGCGATGACGAGCAGTCCTCGGGCCGCAGCCGGCAGCGCAACAAGCGTCGCGGCGGCGGCAACACCACCGCCGACGAGTTCGAGACCGAGATCGGCGAGGACGACGTCCTCATCCCGGTCGCCGGCATCCTCGACGTGCTCGACAACTACGCGTTCGTGCGCACCACCGGGTACCTCGCCGGTGCCAGCGACGTCTACGTCTCGCTCGCCCAGGTGAAGAAGTACAACCTGCGCAAGGGCGACGCCGTCGTCGGCGCCATCAAGCAGCCGCGCGAGGGCGAGCAGCAGGGCCGCCAGAAGTACAACGCCCTCGTCAAGGTCGACTCGATCAACGGGCTCTCGCCCGACGACGCCGCCAATCGTGTCGAGTTCGGCAAGCTCACTCCGCTGTACCCGCAGGAGCGCCTGCGCCTGGAGACGGCCCCCGAGAAGCTGACGCAGCGCATCATCGACCTGGTCGCACCCATCGGCAAGGGCCAGCGCGGCCTCATCGTCGCGCCCCCGAAGGCCGGCAAGACCATCGTGCTGCAGCAGATCGCCAACGCCATCGCGCAGAACAACCCCGAGGTGCACCTCATGGTCGTTCTCGTCGACGAGCGTCCCGAAGAGGTCACCGACATGCAGCGCACGGTCAAGGGCGAGGTCATCGCTTCGACCTTCGACCGTCCCGCCGAAGACCACACCACGGTCGCCGAGCTCGCCATCGAGCGCGCCAAGCGCCTGGTGGAGCTCGGCCGCGACGTGGTCGTGCTGCTCGACTCCATCACCCGTCTGGGCCGTGCGTACAACATCTCCGCACCGGCTTCCGGCCGCGTGCTCACCGGTGGCGTGGACGCCTCGGCGCTGTACCCGCCGAAGCGCTTCTTCGGCGCCGCGCGCAACATCGAGAACGGCGGCTCGCTGACCATCCTCGCCACCGCGCTCGTCGAGACCGGATCCAAGATGGACGAGGTCATCTTCGAGGAGTTCAAGGGCACCGGCAACAGCGAGCTGCGCCTGTCGCGTCAGCTCGCCGACAAGCGCATCTTCCCGGCCGTCGACGTCAACGCGTCGAGCACCCGCCGCGAGGAGATGCTGCTCTCGGCCGACGAGGTCAAGATCACCTGGAAGCTGCGCCGCGCCCTCGCGGGCCTCGACCCCCAGCAGGCGCTGGAGGTCGTGCTCGGCAAGCTGAAGGAGACCAGCTCGAACGTCGAGTTCCTCTTCCAGATGCAGAAGTCGATCCCCGCGCCGCAGTCGTCGGGCTCGAGCCACGGCCACGAGAACAACATCCGCTGACCTTCCCGGAAAGGAAAGCGGCGTGTTCGAGTCCGTCCAGTCGCTGATCGACGAGCATCGCCGGGTGCAGGAGGAGCTCTCCGACCCGGCGGTGCACGCGGACGCCGCGCGGGCGAAGCGCGTCAACCGTCGCTACGCCGAGCTGAGCCGCATCGTCGCCGCGCACGAAGCGTGGGTCACGGCATCCGACGATCTGGATGCCGCCCGCGAGCTCGCGCGCGAGGATGACGCGTTCGCCGCCGAGGTCCCCGCGCTCGAGGAAGGGCTGCGCACCGCACAGGAGAAGCTGCGCCGTCTGCTCATCCCGCGGGATCCGGACGATGCCCGCGACGTGATCATGGAGATCAAGGCGGGGGAGGGCGGCGCCGAATCGGCGCTGTTCGCCGCCGACCTGCTGCGGATGTACGTGCAGTACGCGGCACACCGCGGCTGGAAGACCGAGCTGCTCGAGCGCAACGAGTCCGACCTGGGCGGTTACAAGGACGTGCAGGTCGCGATCAAAGGCGCCACGAGCGACCCCTCGCAGGGCGTCTGGGCGCACCTGAAGTACGAGGGCGGCGTGCACCGCGTGCAGCGGGTTCCCGCGACCGAGTCGCAGGGCCGCATCCACACCTCGACGACCGGCGTGCTGGTCTTCCCCGAGGTGGATGAGCCCGAGGAGATTCAGATCGACCCGAACGATCTGAAGATCGACGTCTACCGGTCATCGGGCCCCGGCGGACAGTCCGTCAACACCACGGACTCGGCCGTGCGCATCACGCACGTGCCCACCGGAATCGTCGTGTCGATGCAGAACGAGAAGTCGCAGCTGCAGAACCGCGAGGCGGCCATGCGCGTGCTGCGCGCACGGCTGCTGGCCAAGCAGCAGGAAGAGCTGGATGCCGCGGCATCCGACGCCCGTCGCTCGCAGATCCGCGGCATGGACCGCTCCGAGCGCATCCGCACCTACAACTTCCCCGAGAACCGCATCGCCGATCACCGCACGGGATACAAGGCCTACAACCTCGACCAGGTGATGGACGGCGCGCTCGACCCGATCATCGAGTCGGCCATCCAGGCCGACGAAGAGGCCCGTCTGGCCGCACTCGGCGACGAGTCCTGACACCACCCGCACTGCGGGTGGTGTCAGGTTGGAGTGGAAACTCGGCTCAGATCGAGTACTCGGGTGCGGCGAGCAGCGCGCGCATGTGCTCCTCGCTGCCGCGCGGGCGTGGCTTGGCGGGCACGCCGACCAGCACGCTGTCGGCGGGCGAGTCCTTCGTGACGACGGCGTTCGCGCCGATGACCGTGCGAGCGCCGATCGTCACCGGACCGAGGATCTTCGCCCCGGCTCCGACGGCGACGCCGTCCTCGAGGGTCGGATGCCGCTTGCCGGAGTCGCGGGTGCGTCCGCCCAGCGTCACGCCGTGGTAGAGCATGACGTCGTCGCCGATCTCGGCCGTCTCGCCGATTACGACGCCCATGCCGTGGTCGATGAAGAACCGTCGCCCGATGCGCGCGCCGGGGTGGATCTCGATGCCGGTCAGCCAGCGGGAGATCTGCGAGCCGGCCCGCGCGAGGAAGCGCAGGCGCCGTCGCCACAGCGCGTGCCATACCCGGTGCGCCCAGATCGCGTGCAGCCCCGGGTACAGCACAGCCACCTCGAACGCGGTGCGCGCTGCGGGATCCCGCCTGCGCGCGGCCGCGATGTCCTCACGGAGGCCGGCGACGACGCCCATGCCACTCTCCTCGTCAGACCGTGCGACTGAAGCGCGCGTCAGGCCTTGGGCTCGTCGCGCAGGTCCTCGAACAGGGCGGTGGAGATGTAGCGCTCACCGGTGTCGGGCACCACGACGACGATCGTCTTGCCGTTGTTCTCGGGGCGCGCGGCGACCTGCAGAGCAGCCCACACGGCGGCGCCGGCGGACATGCCCACGAGCAGGCCCTCCTTGGTGGCGAGCTCGCGCGCCGTGCGGATCGAGTCGTCGAACTCGACGGGGATGACCTCATCGAGCACGTCGCGGTCGAGCACGTCGGGGACGAAGTTCGGCCCGATGCCCTGGATCTTGTGCGGCCCGGGGTGACCCTCGGTGAGCACGGGGGAGTCCTTCGGCTCGACGGCGATGACCTGCACGCCGGGCTTGGCGGCCTTCAGCGCCTGACCGGTGCCGGTGACGGTGCCGCCGGTGCCGATGCCGGCGACCAGGATGTCGACCTCGCCGTCGGTGTCGCGCAGGATCTCCTGCCCGGTGGTCTCACGGTGGATCCGCGGGTTGGCCTCGTTCTCGAACTGACGCACCCAGACGGCCCCGGGGGTCTCGGCGATGATCTTCTGCAGCTCGTCGATCGAGCCGGTCATGCCCTTGGTGGGGTCGGTGAGCACGATCTCGGCGCCGAACGCCTTCAGCAGCACGCGACGCTCCTTCGACATGGAGGCAGGCATCGCGAGGATCACGCGGTACCCGCGGGCTGCGCCCACCATCGCCAGCGCGATGCCGGTGTTGCCGCTGGTCGCCTCGACGATGGTGCCGCCGGGCTTGAGCTCGCCCGACGCCTCGGCGGCGTCGACCATGGCGATGCCGATGCGATCCTTCACGCTCGATGCCGGGTTGTAGAACTCCAGCTTCGCGAGGACCGTCGCGCCCGCGCCTTCGGTGACGCGGTTCAGCCGCACCAGCGGGGTGTTGCCGAACGCGGTGGTGATGTCGGAGTGGATGCCGGGCATGGCGGACCTTTCGTCTACGGGATCAGCGAGTTCAGCCTACGGTGTGAGCCATTCGCAGCCGCCGAAT
This is a stretch of genomic DNA from Microbacterium sp. YJN-G. It encodes these proteins:
- the epsC gene encoding serine O-acetyltransferase EpsC; this translates as MGVVAGLREDIAAARRRDPAARTAFEVAVLYPGLHAIWAHRVWHALWRRRLRFLARAGSQISRWLTGIEIHPGARIGRRFFIDHGMGVVIGETAEIGDDVMLYHGVTLGGRTRDSGKRHPTLEDGVAVGAGAKILGPVTIGARTVIGANAVVTKDSPADSVLVGVPAKPRPRGSEEHMRALLAAPEYSI
- a CDS encoding DUF2993 domain-containing protein; translation: MTGEPIGTAKRRRARWPWVLLIVVVLLAALVVVAEAVARTVVPSTVRSLVISELELPADQQLDVEARGILLPQLIGGSLDELRLSSDAVTIGGITGAADVTATGVPLRGGELGSATGTVAIGQGQFARLLENSQLPGAELTLDEPNVTLQGSVPLFARDIPFGFTFTPGADGGDLLIMPVSVTLGGSEIELSRLATLLGEAGKRLAEPQRVCIADRLPAGITLTGLRIEGTRAVADISADGRIAVDPALLDPGTC
- the cysK gene encoding cysteine synthase A gives rise to the protein MPGIHSDITTAFGNTPLVRLNRVTEGAGATVLAKLEFYNPASSVKDRIGIAMVDAAEASGELKPGGTIVEATSGNTGIALAMVGAARGYRVILAMPASMSKERRVLLKAFGAEIVLTDPTKGMTGSIDELQKIIAETPGAVWVRQFENEANPRIHRETTGQEILRDTDGEVDILVAGIGTGGTVTGTGQALKAAKPGVQVIAVEPKDSPVLTEGHPGPHKIQGIGPNFVPDVLDRDVLDEVIPVEFDDSIRTARELATKEGLLVGMSAGAAVWAALQVAARPENNGKTIVVVVPDTGERYISTALFEDLRDEPKA
- the thrB gene encoding homoserine kinase; translation: MEPVVTAAPAIDGAVRTVIVTVPATSANLGPGFDTLGLALSIYDTLTVSSFPDDRLDIEVAGSGADEIPRDASNLVVRTIAHVYADVERKMPGLHVHAENGVPHGRGLGSSGAAVTAGILIAKGLLAGDVDLDDEALLRLATELEGHPDNVAPALFGGLTIAWMGERGPQHKKLLVNRGVAPLVFVPGFTMSTSLARSLQPPHVPREDAVFNVSRSALLVAALTQSPELLLDATADRLHQDYRGAAMPETLRLVQALRAEGFAAVVSGAGPSVLVLADGPGARQTAVEIADAVTDTPWDAHMLAVDVRGGTVRDRAEGST
- the prfA gene encoding peptide chain release factor 1 translates to MFESVQSLIDEHRRVQEELSDPAVHADAARAKRVNRRYAELSRIVAAHEAWVTASDDLDAARELAREDDAFAAEVPALEEGLRTAQEKLRRLLIPRDPDDARDVIMEIKAGEGGAESALFAADLLRMYVQYAAHRGWKTELLERNESDLGGYKDVQVAIKGATSDPSQGVWAHLKYEGGVHRVQRVPATESQGRIHTSTTGVLVFPEVDEPEEIQIDPNDLKIDVYRSSGPGGQSVNTTDSAVRITHVPTGIVVSMQNEKSQLQNREAAMRVLRARLLAKQQEELDAAASDARRSQIRGMDRSERIRTYNFPENRIADHRTGYKAYNLDQVMDGALDPIIESAIQADEEARLAALGDES
- the rho gene encoding transcription termination factor Rho, translated to MENFSETQNDQPTAETVAPETTTAPARKRAPRRATSASTAAAAAETAATASEAPAAAAAAPAAEAPAAGSEAAAEKPKAPRRSRAKKADAETLDIPAADAPAESGEEAAPAKPARKRASRAASKDAAKDAAGAEAPAADAAPAGKPADAKSDGTASTEAKTTKGDENADAAEPAKRPARGRRGSKAADAAASDSGAETPAAEPAQKPAEQANAEQNSAPAEQGGSSEGDSSDGEGSGRGRSRSRSRSRGRGNGSQSGQGGQSGQGAQDSGHGDDEQSSGRSRQRNKRRGGGNTTADEFETEIGEDDVLIPVAGILDVLDNYAFVRTTGYLAGASDVYVSLAQVKKYNLRKGDAVVGAIKQPREGEQQGRQKYNALVKVDSINGLSPDDAANRVEFGKLTPLYPQERLRLETAPEKLTQRIIDLVAPIGKGQRGLIVAPPKAGKTIVLQQIANAIAQNNPEVHLMVVLVDERPEEVTDMQRTVKGEVIASTFDRPAEDHTTVAELAIERAKRLVELGRDVVVLLDSITRLGRAYNISAPASGRVLTGGVDASALYPPKRFFGAARNIENGGSLTILATALVETGSKMDEVIFEEFKGTGNSELRLSRQLADKRIFPAVDVNASSTRREEMLLSADEVKITWKLRRALAGLDPQQALEVVLGKLKETSSNVEFLFQMQKSIPAPQSSGSSHGHENNIR
- a CDS encoding YhjD/YihY/BrkB family envelope integrity protein — encoded protein: MNGSTGTRREGFFARTSSAVIRWALRWRIVRAALLYSGKRGPALADAVTYRTLFSVFAGVLLGFSVAALWLTGDDEAWTAVVSAVNSAVPGLISTDGEEGIVDLDKLGAPTGLSIAGTISLVGLIASALGAIGALRIAMRIIAGTSAADITWYKLILRNLLLAVLVGGVFVGAAGVTFAGELVVRQVAAWVGLPEDSPVVFWTVRLLSLLIVLALNAVVIAAAFRILSGVRATGRALWAGALLGGGALLVLQELSGLFVGGARANPLLASFASLLALLLWLNLSAQVILFASAFIVVSVAERGDRVAARYSAETLAENALHQAEQDVRVATAALRDAQHDVAQERAR
- a CDS encoding GIY-YIG nuclease family protein, whose amino-acid sequence is MPWTYILKCRDGAYYTGSTNGELDSRVWEHNHDDERAAAFTRKRRPVSLVYAEEFETVDAAFVREKQIQGWNRKKKEALIRLRGDQLPALAIAMRDREPSVRDTPD
- a CDS encoding homoserine dehydrogenase, with product MTEYRRLRVALLGAGAVGSQVASLMLRHGDELADRAGARLELAGIAVRDVNAPRDVDLPRELFTTDVESLITGADIVIELMGGIEPARSHILLGLGSGADVVTANKALLATHGPEVFEAADRVGASVYYEAAAAGAIPIIRPLRDSLAGDRVVRIMGIVNGTTNYILDRMDSEGADFADVLADAQRLGYAEADPTADVEGYDAAQKAAILASLAFHTAVPLEAVHREGITSITAAMIEQAREAGFVIKLLAVCERLNGEDAESISVRVYPALVPRTHPLASVHGANNAVFVEAEAAGSLMFYGAGAGGVQTASAVLGDVVSAARRHIAGGVGVGESTRANLPVVSIGHVVTRYQITLEVSDEPGVLATIAGLLSEGGVSVARLVQTVVPVAEGEEETARLIIGTHRAADSALSAAVARLAGSDVVERVVSVLRVEGE
- the lysA gene encoding diaminopimelate decarboxylase; translated protein: MHSAVSSIAPEWLVVPDDANDLVPGVWPASAVRDADGELVIGGVTAGELARTFGTPLQVLDETEVRRRAAQTRSAFDAAAAAHGTTARVYYAGKALLNTTIVRWVTDEGLNVDVCTGGELEVALAAGADAARLGFHGNNKSVAELERAVEVGIGTIVIDSEIEIERLAAIVSRTGTTQRVMLRVNSGVHAETHDFLATAHEDQKFGTPLALAPTLVARIRDIEGLEFAGLHCHIGSQIFGVAGFRESASRVLDLHQELLAGGDIPQLNLGGGFGIAYTRADTPTPIAELAEGIVAAVAEGCAARGIPVPALSFEPGRAIVGNAGVTLYEVGTIKDVALDTGSRRYVSVDGGMSDNARPALYGAQYSARLASRAGSGEPALTRVVGKHCESGDIVVDHEHLPADVAPGDLLAVAATGAYCAPLSSNYNHVPRPPIVAVADGAARVIVRGETLNDLLGRDAGIE